In the Natronobacterium texcoconense genome, one interval contains:
- a CDS encoding cytochrome c oxidase subunit I: MTHKYDVLGLFDNEYDEDGFRTCSVTGLDVHRSVENHVKAFGLTAIVFMIVGGFFAITVALTRWETIGLLDASDYYIHLSMHAWSMLLFWIVFMEVAILYVGGPMVLGRRLPLTAVAKAGYALMLAGAVAVYYSIWTTSAPDQAPLLTAYVPLPSSPAFYASALLFVIGVVVAALPFFVSLWREKRQNPGQTLPLVTFGAFITSIIAVEALLGGAVAFGSALLWRLEIVTTLDAGWYRMWFWIIGHGTQQINLVAMITVWYFLTHVVGGAEVVSEKVSRTAFILYLFFINMGAAHHLLVDPGISTGWRIWNTSYAFYGATLASLIHAFAIPAGIEAGRRKRGKGGGLFGWLTSAPWKNPVFAAPVLAIILFGFLGGITGVLMGQLQLNMSWHNTFATVGHFHSTVVLGTTITFMGLVYFVIRTMFMRKFISSKLASAQPFLYGGAMGLTALMMMYVGILYGVPRRTPEVVENIPGTEFSLQAAAPLFNVFGVVALIAILGGALFVALAVLSVLFGERIEPGDNQDLVADGGLAMAEDPEDPVHAYEMRGSFVLCLIFFAAFVITYVLNWYLLTQLWSIGA; encoded by the coding sequence ATGACGCACAAGTACGACGTGCTGGGGCTGTTCGACAACGAGTACGACGAGGACGGGTTCCGGACCTGTTCGGTGACCGGCCTCGACGTCCATCGGTCGGTCGAGAACCACGTGAAGGCGTTCGGCCTCACGGCGATCGTCTTCATGATCGTCGGCGGGTTCTTCGCGATTACCGTCGCGTTGACCCGCTGGGAGACGATCGGTCTGCTCGACGCGTCCGACTACTACATCCACCTCAGCATGCACGCCTGGAGCATGCTGCTTTTCTGGATCGTCTTCATGGAGGTGGCGATCCTCTACGTCGGTGGTCCGATGGTACTGGGCCGTCGGTTGCCGCTGACTGCAGTGGCGAAAGCCGGTTACGCACTCATGCTCGCCGGCGCCGTAGCGGTGTACTACTCCATCTGGACGACCTCCGCACCCGACCAGGCGCCGCTGCTGACGGCGTACGTGCCGCTCCCGTCGTCACCGGCGTTCTACGCGAGCGCGCTCTTGTTCGTCATCGGCGTCGTCGTCGCGGCACTCCCGTTCTTCGTCTCTCTTTGGCGCGAGAAGCGCCAGAACCCGGGACAGACACTCCCGCTCGTGACGTTCGGGGCCTTTATCACCTCGATCATCGCTGTCGAGGCACTGCTCGGCGGGGCCGTCGCGTTCGGTAGCGCCCTGCTGTGGCGACTCGAGATCGTTACGACCCTCGACGCCGGCTGGTACCGGATGTGGTTCTGGATCATCGGCCACGGGACCCAGCAGATCAACCTCGTGGCGATGATCACCGTCTGGTACTTCCTGACCCACGTCGTGGGTGGTGCCGAGGTCGTCAGCGAGAAGGTCTCGCGGACGGCGTTTATCCTCTATCTCTTCTTCATCAACATGGGTGCGGCCCACCACCTGCTGGTCGACCCAGGTATCTCGACCGGCTGGCGGATCTGGAACACCTCGTATGCGTTCTACGGGGCGACGCTGGCCAGCCTGATTCACGCCTTCGCTATCCCGGCGGGGATCGAGGCCGGTCGCCGCAAGCGCGGGAAAGGCGGTGGTCTCTTCGGCTGGCTCACCTCTGCACCGTGGAAGAATCCGGTGTTCGCCGCACCCGTGCTCGCGATCATCCTCTTCGGATTCCTCGGCGGCATCACGGGCGTGCTCATGGGTCAGCTCCAGCTCAACATGAGCTGGCACAACACGTTCGCGACCGTCGGTCACTTCCACAGCACCGTCGTGCTCGGCACGACGATCACGTTCATGGGCCTGGTCTACTTCGTGATCCGGACCATGTTCATGCGGAAGTTCATCTCCTCGAAACTGGCCTCTGCCCAGCCGTTCCTCTACGGCGGCGCGATGGGGCTGACGGCGCTGATGATGATGTACGTCGGCATCCTCTACGGCGTCCCACGACGGACGCCCGAGGTCGTCGAGAACATCCCTGGCACCGAGTTCAGCCTCCAGGCTGCTGCGCCACTGTTCAACGTGTTCGGGGTCGTTGCCCTGATCGCGATCCTCGGCGGCGCGCTGTTCGTTGCGCTGGCCGTCCTCTCCGTGCTGTTCGGTGAGCGGATCGAGCCGGGCGACAACCAGGATCTCGTCGCCGACGGCGGACTGGCGATGGCCGAAGATCCCGAAGACCCAGTTCACGCCTACGAGATGCGTGGCTCGTTCGTTCTCTGTCTGATCTTCTTCGCCGCGTTCGTCATCACCTACGTGCTGAACTGGTATCTGCTCACGCAGCTGTGGTCGATCGGCGCCTGA
- a CDS encoding CPBP family intramembrane glutamic endopeptidase, with translation MHEPTVDDDSRGGIVDRVLYGGDTRLRATWRVLVPLVVAITVYVLGLLAVQQFVGAGGEPSPNGAVDVQEGIAGSVAIIVVIGVATTAALLVASRLDRRPITRYGLEFSRAWWRDFGGGVAIGLVASGSMIAFSVGAGQMTAEVELTGVGVDSAAVTAVVLAVLVGFVLANNVLEEVLFRGIVITNAAEGLRERSFGVVPAVGAAVAVSLPLFGLFHVLGGGAALVITSAIAGIYFAAGYVLTGQLALPIGVHFGGIVTYSVQQATLLGGLTLPSIVVVETATDPSMLTAFGSQFARVVVGVALIAVWVYVVYGQVSIDDGVYGRAESDA, from the coding sequence ATGCACGAACCGACAGTAGACGACGATTCTCGAGGAGGAATCGTCGACCGAGTCCTGTACGGCGGCGACACCCGGCTGCGTGCCACGTGGCGCGTACTCGTTCCGCTGGTCGTCGCCATCACGGTGTACGTGCTCGGACTTCTCGCCGTCCAGCAGTTCGTCGGAGCAGGTGGCGAACCGAGTCCGAACGGAGCCGTAGACGTACAGGAAGGGATAGCGGGTAGTGTCGCGATTATCGTCGTGATCGGCGTCGCGACGACGGCCGCGCTCCTGGTGGCGTCCCGGCTCGATCGACGGCCGATCACGAGATACGGCCTCGAGTTCTCGCGGGCGTGGTGGCGGGACTTCGGTGGGGGTGTGGCGATCGGTCTCGTCGCTTCCGGCAGTATGATCGCGTTCTCGGTCGGTGCAGGCCAGATGACCGCCGAGGTCGAACTGACCGGCGTGGGGGTCGACTCCGCCGCGGTGACCGCCGTCGTACTCGCCGTGCTGGTGGGCTTCGTCCTGGCGAACAACGTACTCGAGGAGGTGCTCTTCCGCGGCATCGTCATCACGAACGCCGCGGAGGGGCTTCGGGAGCGTTCGTTCGGCGTCGTTCCGGCCGTTGGCGCGGCAGTCGCGGTCAGTCTCCCGCTTTTCGGGCTCTTCCACGTTCTCGGGGGCGGGGCTGCGCTCGTGATTACCAGCGCGATCGCAGGGATCTACTTCGCGGCCGGCTACGTCCTCACCGGCCAGTTGGCGCTGCCGATCGGAGTCCACTTCGGCGGGATCGTGACCTACAGTGTGCAGCAGGCGACGCTGCTCGGAGGACTCACGCTCCCGTCGATCGTCGTCGTCGAGACCGCGACCGACCCGTCAATGCTCACTGCGTTCGGATCACAGTTCGCCCGCGTCGTGGTCGGCGTCGCACTCATCGCAGTGTGGGTGTACGTCGTCTACGGCCAGGTTTCGATCGACGACGGCGTGTACGGTCGGGCCGAATCGGATGCGTAG
- a CDS encoding heavy metal translocating P-type ATPase — protein MTTCSLCDLPTPDPPVTDAAVDGTFCCRGCLEVHEALEGIDGVDRDDLERRAGEETSRSVPDGAEEVFLGVEGMHCSTCEGFLSILGEEEAGIHAVEASYATDTARVVYDPDEVTLEELPERLSGYGYTTYFRDEDDDGISRRRDHDLATRLVVGGFFSMLIMPWYLVYLYPSYVGIETGILDVDATSQVGVFLPMTILGLMTTIVLFYTGYPVLRGAYVSLRVGQPNMDLLVSLAAVAAYAYSTVALATGSTHLYYDVTVAVIMVVSLGTYYERRIKRRATSLVSDLTAARSREATRRTADGTETVGLEELEPGDEVIVRPGERVPIDGTVVDGAAAVDESVLTGESLPVTREEGDDVIGGSVVTDSALVVEVGEDAESTIDRIATLLWEIQSESPGIQRFADKLATIFVPLVIVLATVVTGYRLATGTAPADALLTGLTVLVVSCPCAMGLATPLAIAGGLRDALERGIVVTNAALFESAPSVETLVFDKTGTLTSGDMEVVSVTGDGEAIERAAAVEQYSEHPAASAITDYVRDSGDKAAVADGGTVQSRAASSELLEREEPAEERPSAGDASIPVDATEFERHPGEGVSGVVDGDRVVVGTPDLVERLVGPVPSELRSAVDDAQADGHLPVVIGYDGEARAVAVVGDRERQEWEEALSALEGRERIVLTGDDETAAETFRKHPAIDRVFAGVPPDGKVETVRRLSAEGVTTMVGDGTNDAPALAAADLGIALGNGTAQAADAADAIVTSSDLRDVGTVFDLAAGTRRRIRENVCWALLYNAIAIPLAAVGMINPLFAAIAMATSSIIVVSNSRRSVLRDR, from the coding sequence ATGACCACCTGCTCTCTCTGCGACCTTCCGACGCCGGACCCCCCGGTAACGGATGCCGCCGTCGACGGGACCTTCTGCTGTCGCGGCTGTCTGGAGGTCCACGAGGCCCTCGAGGGGATCGACGGCGTGGATCGGGACGACCTCGAGCGACGTGCAGGCGAGGAGACGAGTCGATCCGTCCCGGACGGCGCCGAGGAGGTGTTTCTCGGCGTCGAGGGGATGCACTGTTCGACCTGCGAGGGGTTCCTCTCGATTCTCGGCGAGGAGGAGGCGGGAATTCATGCGGTCGAAGCGAGTTACGCGACCGACACCGCTCGCGTCGTCTACGATCCCGACGAGGTGACACTCGAGGAACTTCCGGAGCGACTCTCGGGGTACGGCTACACGACGTACTTCAGGGACGAGGACGACGACGGAATCTCGCGGCGACGCGACCACGACCTGGCCACGCGGCTGGTGGTCGGTGGCTTCTTCAGCATGCTGATCATGCCGTGGTATCTAGTCTACCTCTATCCCAGCTACGTCGGGATCGAGACCGGGATCTTAGACGTCGACGCGACGAGCCAGGTGGGCGTGTTCCTTCCGATGACGATCCTCGGCCTGATGACGACGATCGTCCTGTTCTACACGGGCTATCCCGTCCTCAGGGGAGCCTACGTCAGTCTCCGGGTCGGCCAGCCGAACATGGACTTGCTGGTCTCGCTCGCGGCCGTGGCAGCCTACGCGTACAGTACCGTCGCGCTGGCGACCGGGAGCACCCACCTCTACTACGACGTCACCGTCGCCGTCATCATGGTCGTCAGCCTCGGCACCTACTACGAACGTCGGATCAAACGCCGGGCGACCAGCCTCGTCTCCGACCTGACCGCAGCCCGGTCCCGCGAGGCGACCCGACGAACGGCCGACGGCACCGAGACGGTCGGTCTCGAGGAACTCGAGCCCGGCGACGAGGTGATCGTCCGGCCGGGCGAACGCGTCCCGATCGACGGAACGGTCGTCGACGGCGCTGCAGCCGTCGACGAGTCGGTCCTGACCGGTGAGTCGCTGCCGGTGACGCGGGAGGAAGGCGACGACGTGATCGGCGGCTCGGTCGTCACCGACAGTGCGCTCGTGGTCGAGGTCGGCGAGGACGCGGAGAGTACGATCGACCGTATCGCGACCTTGCTCTGGGAGATACAGAGCGAGTCGCCGGGGATTCAGCGGTTCGCCGACAAACTCGCGACGATCTTCGTCCCGCTGGTGATCGTCCTGGCGACGGTCGTAACTGGGTACCGGCTCGCGACCGGCACAGCCCCGGCGGACGCGTTGCTCACCGGTCTCACGGTTCTCGTCGTCTCCTGTCCGTGTGCGATGGGGCTGGCGACGCCGCTCGCGATCGCCGGCGGATTGCGAGATGCACTCGAGCGCGGGATCGTCGTCACGAACGCGGCACTGTTCGAGTCGGCTCCGTCGGTCGAGACGCTCGTGTTCGACAAAACCGGGACGCTCACCTCGGGCGATATGGAGGTCGTCTCGGTGACCGGCGACGGGGAAGCGATCGAGCGCGCCGCGGCGGTCGAACAGTACTCCGAACACCCGGCTGCGTCGGCGATCACCGACTACGTACGCGATTCGGGCGATAAAGCCGCCGTCGCGGACGGTGGAACGGTCCAGTCTCGCGCCGCCAGCAGTGAACTGCTCGAGCGAGAGGAACCCGCCGAGGAGCGTCCGTCGGCCGGCGACGCGTCGATTCCCGTCGATGCAACCGAGTTCGAACGCCACCCCGGTGAGGGTGTCAGCGGCGTCGTGGACGGCGACCGCGTCGTGGTCGGCACCCCCGACCTCGTCGAGCGACTCGTCGGCCCGGTTCCGTCCGAACTGCGGTCGGCCGTCGACGACGCTCAGGCGGACGGCCACCTCCCGGTCGTAATCGGCTACGACGGCGAAGCGAGAGCGGTCGCCGTCGTCGGTGACCGCGAACGCCAGGAGTGGGAAGAGGCGCTGTCGGCGCTCGAGGGGCGCGAACGGATCGTCCTCACCGGCGACGACGAGACTGCAGCCGAGACGTTCCGAAAACACCCCGCGATCGACCGGGTGTTTGCAGGCGTGCCGCCGGACGGGAAAGTCGAGACGGTGCGTCGGCTTTCGGCGGAGGGCGTGACGACGATGGTCGGCGACGGGACCAACGACGCGCCCGCCCTGGCCGCGGCCGACCTCGGCATTGCACTCGGGAACGGCACCGCACAGGCGGCCGACGCCGCCGACGCGATCGTCACGAGCAGCGACCTGCGGGACGTCGGCACCGTCTTCGACCTGGCGGCGGGCACCCGGCGCCGGATCCGCGAGAACGTCTGCTGGGCGCTGCTGTACAACGCGATCGCAATTCCCCTCGCCGCAGTCGGGATGATCAACCCACTGTTCGCAGCGATCGCGATGGCGACAAGCAGCATCATCGTCGTCTCGAACTCGCGGCGATCTGTGCTTCGCGATCGGTGA
- a CDS encoding helix-turn-helix domain-containing protein: MSTSHRRSPSLFAEDGPIRAVLEVEPADSVGCALVEETPNATSVTQTIGSRDSCTVCRVAATVREEDELETKYLSTEVSDHCVRTTLDRFECITDLEGVDDGALVVSVVVDDRAGLTSILDALEETGADVRLRRIGQGEDGDDGTIELDAMAITDKQREAAKLAVERGYYETPRRTDLEALATELDVSKSAVSQRLNAVERVLIRRLVD, encoded by the coding sequence ATGTCCACTTCGCACCGTCGGTCGCCGTCACTGTTCGCCGAGGACGGGCCGATCAGAGCGGTGCTCGAGGTCGAGCCGGCCGATTCCGTCGGCTGTGCACTCGTCGAGGAGACCCCGAACGCGACGAGCGTCACGCAGACGATCGGCAGTCGCGACTCCTGTACAGTCTGTCGAGTCGCCGCGACAGTTCGCGAGGAGGACGAACTCGAGACGAAGTACCTGTCGACGGAGGTGTCCGACCACTGCGTTCGGACGACCCTCGATCGGTTCGAGTGTATCACGGACCTCGAGGGAGTCGACGACGGTGCACTCGTCGTGTCGGTCGTCGTCGATGACCGGGCCGGACTGACCAGCATCCTCGACGCCCTCGAAGAGACGGGCGCGGACGTTCGCCTGCGCCGAATTGGGCAGGGCGAGGACGGCGACGACGGAACGATCGAACTCGACGCGATGGCGATTACGGACAAACAGCGGGAAGCAGCGAAACTCGCCGTCGAACGTGGGTACTACGAGACACCGAGACGGACCGATCTCGAGGCCCTCGCTACCGAACTGGACGTCAGCAAGTCCGCGGTCTCACAGCGGCTCAACGCCGTCGAACGAGTGCTGATTCGCCGCCTCGTCGACTGA
- a CDS encoding helix-turn-helix domain-containing protein, which produces MTDIENADRLRVTTEVSDIESVQEVLGQLAELDATVDPQEMTVADPSGDHVVEVDIGSLTTKQLEALELAYLRGYYDQPRETSLADLADELGISKSAVSQRLRAAESKLVVAVLQAIRPWLVQSDTD; this is translated from the coding sequence ATGACGGACATCGAAAACGCCGATCGATTGCGGGTAACGACCGAGGTTTCGGACATCGAATCGGTCCAGGAGGTGCTCGGACAGCTGGCCGAACTCGACGCGACGGTCGACCCTCAGGAGATGACCGTGGCCGATCCCAGTGGCGACCACGTCGTCGAAGTCGACATCGGTTCGCTCACGACGAAACAGCTGGAAGCGCTCGAGCTCGCGTACCTCCGTGGCTACTACGATCAACCACGGGAAACCAGTCTCGCGGACCTGGCGGACGAACTCGGCATCTCGAAGTCCGCGGTCTCACAGCGGCTTCGGGCAGCCGAGTCGAAACTCGTCGTAGCAGTGCTCCAGGCGATCAGACCCTGGCTCGTCCAGTCGGACACCGACTGA
- a CDS encoding phosphatase PAP2 family protein → MLLEVLLQLVVVVTFMLLVSTAVFVGRYRLRDTRLEWRERVRAAAPITALLAVVLLFNGIARDVVPDVSLIVGWHFTRPIYELEQYFILWIQEQATAELTAYFSFIYIYGYVFLLVFPVVAYFALSNTRPLRELLTAYTLNYLLGLLCYTLVVAYGPRNMMPDLIQALLYDTYPQYQHLTRQVNRNTNVFPSLHTSLAATVGFLAYRTREIYPKWAVVAAFLAISVAISTMYLGIHWVIDVLAGIGLAYVSVALAGHLVGRFSVWAWVENRHRSLERAGTTDATRESPDRATESTVSSDDE, encoded by the coding sequence ATGTTGCTCGAGGTACTCCTCCAGCTGGTCGTCGTCGTCACGTTCATGCTGCTCGTCTCGACGGCCGTCTTCGTCGGTCGGTACCGGCTCCGCGATACCCGACTCGAGTGGCGCGAGCGGGTGCGTGCGGCCGCACCGATCACGGCCCTCCTCGCAGTCGTCTTGCTGTTTAACGGCATTGCCAGGGACGTCGTTCCCGACGTCTCGTTGATCGTCGGCTGGCACTTCACGAGACCGATCTACGAACTCGAGCAGTACTTCATCCTCTGGATTCAGGAACAGGCGACAGCAGAGTTGACAGCGTACTTCTCGTTCATCTACATCTACGGCTACGTCTTCTTGCTCGTGTTCCCGGTCGTTGCGTACTTCGCGCTGTCGAACACGCGGCCGCTCCGGGAACTGCTTACTGCCTACACGCTCAACTACCTGCTCGGATTGCTCTGTTACACGCTGGTCGTCGCCTACGGCCCGCGAAACATGATGCCCGACCTCATCCAGGCGCTGCTGTACGACACGTACCCGCAGTACCAGCACCTCACCAGGCAGGTCAACCGCAACACCAACGTCTTCCCCTCCCTACATACGTCGCTGGCGGCGACCGTCGGCTTCCTGGCCTACCGCACTCGAGAGATTTACCCGAAGTGGGCCGTCGTCGCGGCGTTTCTCGCGATTTCGGTCGCGATTTCGACGATGTACCTCGGGATCCACTGGGTGATCGACGTCCTCGCCGGCATCGGCCTGGCCTACGTCAGCGTGGCCCTGGCCGGCCACCTCGTCGGTCGGTTCTCGGTATGGGCGTGGGTCGAGAATCGCCACCGGTCGCTCGAGCGGGCCGGAACGACTGACGCCACCAGGGAGAGTCCCGACCGGGCGACCGAGTCGACCGTCTCGAGCGACGACGAATAA
- a CDS encoding ABC transporter substrate-binding protein: protein MSGSPSAETRNRSSNGRSRGTSRRAMLAATGTTVATSGCIRQIRSAVNRDGIDPLSLTITTLPADGDRESIQLTRRVRDALETVGIDASIELLSTEEFLRTVLINHDFDVYVGWYHDWTEPEFLYETLHSTYADEPGWQNPFGVTDLALDNLLEAQLRANGDERREAVAETLEAFTTQQPFVPVCAPEEYRLVRTDRFGGWGEFHPGTRLGYLGLEPEDDETDRIRAVHTDPRPSWNLNPLSVEYRNRGLFTDLLYDSLAVGPVPGTDDTDGTTAENGDEDGGESRYRPWLAESWEWDGNEDESGGTLTVQLREDCQFHDGEPITASDVAFTYRFLEDTTLGADGVSAPSPRHRGHVAPVVADEIDADGDRLEIPIEASEPVAERALTVPILPAHVWQERSRPANVTGVQIADGTTDAVVVDNVPAIGSGPFEFAERNEREHVTFQRYADHFTLRDDVDLPAPSVAEFRVQIDPRSTSAIEIISGGDADVTTDPIESYVVDDTIDLAAESEGVELLESPARTFYHVGFNHRRAPFGNPHFRRIVARLLDESWLVADVFDGHARPVTTPVAEAWVPEELAWDGDDPAVPFLGDDGEIDVEAAREAFETAGFSYDANGRLRVRR from the coding sequence ATGTCTGGTTCCCCCTCTGCTGAGACGCGTAATCGGTCTAGTAACGGTCGGAGCCGCGGAACCAGTCGTCGCGCGATGCTCGCCGCGACGGGCACGACGGTCGCGACGAGTGGCTGTATCCGCCAGATTCGAAGCGCCGTCAACCGGGACGGGATCGACCCACTCTCGCTGACGATCACCACGCTGCCCGCCGACGGCGACCGCGAGAGTATCCAGCTCACACGACGGGTTCGTGACGCCCTCGAGACCGTCGGCATCGACGCCTCGATCGAGTTACTCTCCACGGAGGAGTTTCTTCGGACAGTCCTGATCAACCACGACTTCGACGTCTACGTCGGCTGGTACCACGACTGGACCGAGCCGGAATTTCTCTACGAGACGCTCCACTCGACGTACGCCGACGAACCCGGCTGGCAGAACCCGTTCGGCGTTACGGATCTGGCGCTCGACAACCTCCTCGAGGCCCAGCTACGGGCCAACGGCGACGAGCGCCGGGAGGCTGTCGCGGAGACGCTCGAGGCGTTCACGACCCAGCAGCCGTTCGTCCCGGTCTGTGCACCCGAGGAGTATCGACTCGTCAGGACCGACCGGTTCGGCGGCTGGGGAGAGTTCCACCCCGGAACCCGGCTGGGATACCTTGGACTCGAGCCCGAAGACGACGAAACCGATCGAATCCGGGCGGTTCACACTGATCCGCGGCCGTCCTGGAACCTCAACCCGCTGTCGGTCGAGTACCGCAACCGGGGGCTGTTTACGGACCTGCTGTACGATTCGCTCGCGGTCGGCCCGGTGCCCGGAACCGACGACACGGACGGGACGACTGCAGAGAACGGCGACGAAGACGGCGGCGAATCGCGATATCGCCCGTGGCTCGCAGAATCCTGGGAGTGGGACGGAAACGAAGACGAGAGCGGCGGCACCCTCACGGTCCAGTTACGCGAGGACTGCCAGTTCCACGACGGCGAGCCGATTACCGCCAGCGACGTCGCGTTCACGTACCGCTTTCTCGAAGATACGACGCTCGGTGCCGACGGCGTGTCGGCTCCCTCGCCGCGCCATCGCGGTCACGTCGCGCCCGTCGTCGCCGACGAAATCGATGCGGACGGGGATCGACTCGAGATCCCGATCGAGGCGAGCGAACCGGTCGCCGAACGCGCGCTCACGGTACCGATCCTGCCGGCACACGTCTGGCAGGAGCGATCGCGTCCGGCGAACGTGACGGGCGTCCAGATCGCCGACGGTACGACCGATGCCGTCGTCGTGGACAACGTGCCTGCGATCGGCTCCGGCCCGTTCGAGTTCGCCGAGCGAAACGAACGGGAACACGTTACCTTCCAGCGGTACGCGGACCACTTCACGCTCCGTGACGACGTCGACCTCCCCGCACCGTCGGTCGCGGAGTTTCGCGTCCAGATCGACCCCCGAAGTACGTCGGCGATCGAGATCATCTCGGGCGGGGACGCCGACGTCACGACCGACCCCATCGAGAGCTACGTCGTCGACGACACGATCGACCTCGCGGCCGAGAGCGAGGGCGTGGAACTGCTCGAGTCGCCCGCCCGGACGTTCTACCACGTCGGATTCAACCACCGTCGGGCACCGTTTGGTAACCCCCACTTCCGGCGGATCGTCGCGCGACTGCTCGACGAGTCCTGGCTCGTAGCGGACGTCTTCGACGGCCACGCCCGGCCGGTCACGACGCCGGTCGCCGAAGCGTGGGTCCCCGAGGAACTCGCGTGGGACGGCGACGATCCCGCCGTCCCCTTCCTCGGCGACGACGGCGAGATCGACGTCGAGGCCGCACGCGAGGCGTTCGAAACGGCCGGATTCAGCTACGACGCGAACGGTCGACTCCGGGTGAGACGCTGA